The sequence CTTTCTCCCAATATTGTTTGGTCACGTTCTAAAAAGCAAGAACCTGACAAAACAATATGGGTTTATCGAAAACTCTTCAAAAGCTTTCCAACTGCCGTTGAATGGGCAACATACAAGCTAATGGATCCTTGTTTTGCACCTATGGATGGACGAGTAGGCTGACGAAGGATTTGCGCCAACCGTACGGTTTGTTTCACGTTACGTTTTTTTCTTTTACTACGCTCTTGATGCTTAAGGTAAACATCCCTTAACGTACCATTTAAAATACCCTGGATAACCTTCACCATTCCTTCTCCACCTGCAGTACTCCAATGCATTCCTCTTTTTTTCATTCGGAAAGAAATATGGCGTTGATTGGATTCCATTGCTCCCAAACTCCGGGCACCTTCAGGTGGATTCTTAACCTTTGTTCTCCAATCAAAAATACGCTCCCAGTTATGTTCGATATATGTCCGAAAAGCCTCTAGTTTTTCCACACTTCTTTCTTCCTCAAGGTTACTTTCATAGGTATCTATCCATAGCTTGAAATCGTCTTCATTATGTTCTTTTAAGGCTTTTTTGATGCCATCTTTAAACTCGCTTTTTCCTGCTCCTAACGCACGGTTTAATGCCTGTGAAACGTGGTAGGGGTCTAATTGATTTAGGACTGGATACTTCGATTGCGAGAACGCTTCTTGAAACTTCTCAGCTGTATACCCAGCACCTCCATCACTATTCGTAACGATTTGTGTATCCTCCAACGAATATTGGTGCGCCGTAAAAGATTGAACCTCTTTCCAAAATTCCGCAGTAGGTTGAGTAGTCATAATGACTTTGGGATTACGTAAAGAGACACGTTTTCCGTTTTTATCCCAACCTTCATGCACGACGGCATGCCGAACCTCTAGACTTTTTTTCTTCTGTGTACCCCGTACAAATACACCATCTGCCTCTGCATATAGAAAGTCTAATTTTTTCCCCTGTGGTAACGAATCAGCTTCGTCTAATTCGATCACCATCGCTCCATCTGCCTCCGCCTGTGCTTCCCCCACACGCTTTACCAGACTTCCTACAGTAGTATGACTAATGTTTACAGCTGTCCATTCTTTTAAAACTCGAGCTGTTTCACGATAGTCCGTTTCGCTAGCCATTTCGGCCACTTTTACTTCAACCAAAGGACTGTGGCGTTGATGCTTTCGTAATCCTAACCACTGATCAAACGGATGGTGTGAATCCCCATTCTCATCCCACATCAATGTATGACGGAATGTAACGGATCCAAAAGTAAACTGGACCGTTTTCCAATCATCTCTTCTTACTGTCCAACCCACTTCCTGTTTCTGTTCTTTTATCACTTGATTTAGCTGCGTGAATACATCCCCCAACAGAGAAGCAAACACTTCATACATATACATTCGAACGCTTTCTTCTAGTTCAATTAAGTTTCCCGTGCTCTTTATTAATTGATATAAATTTGATATAATCTTTTCCATGAGAAGGCCTCTTTCTTTAAATGTAGTTGCCGGTCAAAGCATACATTTATGATAGAGTGCCTTTTCTTTTTTTACTAGAATTTAGCCTCAAATACCCTCGAGAAATATTTTACACATAGATTTTACAAGAATATAGGGAAGCTCTGGTAAGAAGAAGCTAGAGAAGTTAGCTCTAAATATAATAGTAGAAACTCGGATTATTTAATCTATATTTTGCGTATTTTTATCCACTCGTCCTCACGGCGGTTCTGGAGACGGTGCGTATGTTAAAGGCACTGAAGCCTCCAGTCGAGGTGGTGTTTCAAAAAGAGAACATACGAACTTTAGATGAAGATGGCGAAGTGATGCTGACGGTATATAGTGGACTGGCCCAGGAAGAAAGCAGAAGTCTTGCAGAGTCAGTGGCTTGGGGAAAGCGCAGGTTAGCAGAGCGAGGGCAGTTTAAAACAAAGTATGCTCGATATGGCTATGAGTACGATGAAGATGAGAACCTGGTAATCAATCCAGAACAGGCTGAGGTGATTCGCCGCATTTATCGTGAGCTTTTAGCAGGAAAAACGACAAATCAAATATGTAATGGATTGACTGAAGATGGCATTGAAACAGCCAGAGGAAGAAAGAAGTGGCATAGTACCTCGATGGATAGCATGATTACTAACCCGATATACTGTGGGGACTTTGTGTATCAGCGATATTACGTAACAGACACATTAGCGGGAAGACAGGCTGAAAACAGAGGTGAACTGCCTCAGTACACAATAAGGGATCACCATCCGGCAATCGTGAGTCGGGAAGATTGGGAAGCGGCTCAACAAATTATGAATAGTCGGAGTGAGAATAGAAAAGGAAGTAAAAAGAGACCTCACGACCGTCAAGAGTTCTTTAGCATATTTCATTGCTCTGAATGTGGAGCTCCAGTTATTCATGTAAGAAGTTCAAAAGGTGGTGTTCATTACTGGCGGTGCAGAACTGCCGAGAAAAAGTACGTCGAAGAATCGTGTGAAGTCCGTGGATTTAGAGAAATCTCAATGGAACATACTTTTATGGTACTCTTACAGGAAATGAAAAAGGATGAAGGGTTTAAGTATGATATTAGGCAAGCGTTCAAAGACCATGCCCCTGATGACGACGAACGAAAGAGGATAGAACAAGTTAAGGAAGAGATGCAGCAATTATATTATCAGCTCTACGATGCGGTAGAGGATGGTGAAAAGCATGGTGGCGATCCAAACCAGATAAAGACTATAACGGACCAGATTGTGGAGTTGCAAAACCAGATTTATGAATTTGAGGACAGAGAACAAAAGGGTCATGAAGCGGAAAAAGACCTAGCG comes from Bacillaceae bacterium S4-13-56 and encodes:
- a CDS encoding recombinase family protein, with product MLKALKPPVEVVFQKENIRTLDEDGEVMLTVYSGLAQEESRSLAESVAWGKRRLAERGQFKTKYARYGYEYDEDENLVINPEQAEVIRRIYRELLAGKTTNQICNGLTEDGIETARGRKKWHSTSMDSMITNPIYCGDFVYQRYYVTDTLAGRQAENRGELPQYTIRDHHPAIVSREDWEAAQQIMNSRSENRKGSKKRPHDRQEFFSIFHCSECGAPVIHVRSSKGGVHYWRCRTAEKKYVEESCEVRGFREISMEHTFMVLLQEMKKDEGFKYDIRQAFKDHAPDDDERKRIEQVKEEMQQLYYQLYDAVEDGEKHGGDPNQIKTITDQIVELQNQIYEFEDREQKGHEAEKDLAWFLEELEGIQEFKPDKERIEFRPDIFSRIVEKGVIHPDGTIVYDLKFGMQLTATGNEKMAW
- a CDS encoding ISLre2 family transposase gives rise to the protein MEKIISNLYQLIKSTGNLIELEESVRMYMYEVFASLLGDVFTQLNQVIKEQKQEVGWTVRRDDWKTVQFTFGSVTFRHTLMWDENGDSHHPFDQWLGLRKHQRHSPLVEVKVAEMASETDYRETARVLKEWTAVNISHTTVGSLVKRVGEAQAEADGAMVIELDEADSLPQGKKLDFLYAEADGVFVRGTQKKKSLEVRHAVVHEGWDKNGKRVSLRNPKVIMTTQPTAEFWKEVQSFTAHQYSLEDTQIVTNSDGGAGYTAEKFQEAFSQSKYPVLNQLDPYHVSQALNRALGAGKSEFKDGIKKALKEHNEDDFKLWIDTYESNLEEERSVEKLEAFRTYIEHNWERIFDWRTKVKNPPEGARSLGAMESNQRHISFRMKKRGMHWSTAGGEGMVKVIQGILNGTLRDVYLKHQERSKRKKRNVKQTVRLAQILRQPTRPSIGAKQGSISLYVAHSTAVGKLLKSFR